From the Drechmeria coniospora strain ARSEF 6962 chromosome 02, whole genome shotgun sequence genome, the window TGATTGGTAGTGCATCCATTAGCAGCAAGCACCGACACATCAGCACTTCCCGGCAATTGGCGGTGTGCGTTCAGCGGAAGCAGTGGTTTTGCCATCTTGCCATGCGCCTGAGTTCGTGATCCAGCCGCCGAGTAAACTGGTTGCATGAGTTGATTCCTCGTTGCGGATGGGCTGGAAGGGGTTTCTATTTCGGATAGCATGCATGCTGTCGAGGGCACCAGTTAAGGAGATGCGTCTGGTGGAATTAATGAATTGCACCACACATACCAACCTAGCAGTAGACAAGCATGTGACAGAAGATGACCGCCAATGTCTGCCGCTTGTTCGCCCCCGCAACGTTGCAGCACGAGTGCCATTCATTGACTTTTATCAGATGAATCGGTAAGGACAGACATATCATGCTAAATGCACGATATCGAGTTCTGTGAGGCGAATCAAGAGCACGAAGGGTATGAAGGGCGTCATGAAGTTGGCGTGAAGACAGTTTTGCAACGAGTTGCTTGCGTCAACCCCTACCCTGCAACACCCTGCTCTGCCTCTCCATGCAAGCAGAAGGAATGCCAACAACCAACAACGTGTGTCGCTGATCATCTGCACAATGTACTGCGCACAATTCTTGCTCCCTGCGCGTCCAACACAGCCAGTCAGAACAGCAGTACAGGGTACGTGCAGATAGTAAGGCACTGGTTACTAATACTCACATCTCGCGTCAGTTTGCTAGCCCTGCGAGCATCATCAACGCATTCTTTCAACAAGCGCGAGTTTTGCGCTGACAAGTAGATGTGGTCATGACTCGTCTTGGTTCTTGCAACTGTCGAACTAGACGGACCTTGATGTTTGCAAATGCAGTTGATCAATTGTGTTCGATGCGAGGGACCGCCGAAAAATTGCCTCATCATGATATGATTTTTGCTGCTCGGCAGGAGCACTTCCACAAACGCTGGTATAAATTAGATGACGACCCGTGCGATGCCTTATGCGAGTCTGGTCGGGCTGTAGGGTTTCGGGTCAATATTTGTCACTGTGTGATGACCTTTGAACCCTCGTCTCCATGGTGCTCAGTGCTAGCCAGGTAGAGTGTGTTGAGCATGAGGCGATCAGCCATCAATGTGCATGTGATTACGACTAACGAACGGTATGGAAAATGCCGTTCCGCACATCACTCGCATTCTGTGTTTGCCACGCGTGCGTGTGTATAAGTGCAAGAACCATCCACTCAGCTCGGCAGGTGCGCTTTGCTGCCATACGAACCGTGTCGCGTCCAACCGTCCTCTAAACACGCGTCCGTGCCTCTCAGCTCGCGCTGGTTTATCTAAACCAATGATGCTCCCGTCCGTAAATACAATACAGGCCcccggcggccaaggacCATTTGGCCAGCTCTCTGCACGATGCACGATGCACGCACGCCAAGTATAACTTTGTGCCTCAACGCTAGTCAGGCCGTCAACCGACATGGACCCGCGTGACGGCAGGAAACCAACAACCCGGCGCTGTTTGGTCGAGTTGCCTGTCGACAATAGCAAAGGTTGGCACAGATGTGGGCGGCCATAAGCGGATGGCTCTCGAAAACAGCGTAAACAACGTTAAACAACGTAGTGGGCACGAGGTAGTTTCCGATGGGCAGGGAGTTTGGGAGGGAGCAGGGCAAATGGCTACTATTCCGTACTAGTACGTCTAGATGAGGTAGGGGGAGGATGGAGAGGGAGGACGAAGGGAACGAGGGTGGAGAGAGCTTGACGAAAATGATACGGGCTATTGTGACGTGCGAACAGCAAACGAATGAAGACCTTATCTGTGCCTAAGAGGAGTCGCCTCAGACTGGCGCTAGGGATCGGTGCGGGGGATCGCACCCAGGCTGCAAGGCAGCAACAAGATGCGCTTATCGATAGATTAGTGTTTGGGTCTCATACCCCACCGTGGCCCACATGCCCCACGTCGATGGCCAGGTCCCCCATCCCATTGTCATCGCAACATCATTGGAATCATGGCAGCTCAGTTCCGCGTTGCGTTGCTGTACTTCTACTGCCCTTGATGTACTCCGACACCACAACAGACTCGTACTCGATCACACGCGCACGCCAGCCATTTCAGGTGCACAACCCATCGTATAGCAGATGAGTTGCGTACGCGTTCGTGCATCATTCGGCAGGGATATCCCGACAATGAAGCACGTAAATGCCCCCCGCTACGGTGTCATGGTTATCCCGAATCTGCATAATCTACGCATACAACTTCCATGTAtgtcggtactccgtacagtagtacatgtacagctactaGACGTAGGTGCATAAAACGCAGGGCCGAGGTATGTTTGTGTGCGCTGGTGCGTCTGCTGGCGCGTACAAGGTATACTCGTGCGTCTGCTGGTGCGTCTGCTGGTGGCGGTTCCTAGTACTTCattccatgtactccgtacccataATACACCGTACTCGGTATCTTTACGGTAATACGGAGGAACTGGGCACGGCTCGCTCTTGATCGACCGGCAGCCACTACCGGTCGTCATGATGGACCCCTCCTTCTCTCCAACCAAACCCTGCTTGACATTGTTCACCGTCCACACTCCATCATCCTCGCTCGTGTGATCACCGAATCGTCCGGGTCATGGCCGCCCGAGGACATGTGCCTCGTTGCCGCTGATACCGCCATTCTCTCTGGTTCGTTGTGCCGCTGACCGTGAGCGACCAAGCCTTCCCTCAAAGTGGCCTGGTGACCAACCCCACGATCCATCCCTGGGTCCCGCTGACCCGACGCGGGTGGATTACCTGGCTACCtggccaccaccaccaccactacgAGACTACGAATCCACGACTTTGCTTTCATCGAAACAACAACACTGCTtcgagcctcgtcggcggaaAGAAGCTGCGAGGCTTCACGCCCAAGAGGAGACATACATATCGCCCCGCCACACAACGTCGCTTGACAGCTATGAGTTGATTGAACCAGAAAGCCCGGTCGACTTCATTGCCCCTCATTCCCTCTTTGTATCGGCCACCCACCATCCGCAATCAGTCTATCCTCCACCGCCCTCCTCTCGGAGCAACCATATTTTATCTTCTTTATTTTTTTTCGGTCCTCGCTATCCTGCCTGTTCGTACGGGACCGTTGTCGAACCGTGTACGGGAGCGGCGTCGAtccccccctcctcggcatcatcatGGCAGATGCTGTGGGGGACGCTTCGTCGGGAGCGCCGATTCCCACCGCCGACGCTCGCTTCGTCGGACCACCCGAGATACTCAACGGAGGCAAACGCCGCCAACGTTTGCTTCGTGGATTGCAACGCTTCTCGTCCACCCCTTCCCTGAACGGCCTCCGTCGCTCGAaatccgccgtcggcccgtATAGACATCATGGCGCCCTGTCTTGCGTCACACTTTCCAGCCAGTCGTCCACCCCTCATTTCCAACCCTCGCCGACCGGCTTGCCCTCCGCCACGACTCCATCTCCTACCGTACCGCCCCCCGGTACCCCCTTCCAAAACAACGCCGAGGGGCCAGTAAGCCTGGGCCGAGTGGGAGGCGGAGTCCCGGCGACTTCACCCGGCAGCGTACCGCTACCCCTCGAACTTCAACCATCCCCCCACAACGAGCAGGGCACGCGATTGCGATCGGTCTCTTCGCCCCAAAGCTTGCCCAAGGTTCCCTTCTGGGAGAGGATCCCGCACGAGATTTGCGTCTACATCTTCTCCTTCCTGAAGCCCAAGGAGCTCGTTCAGgcatcgaggacgagcaaGCACTGTTACAAGATTTGCTTCGATGGCCAGCTTTGGACTTCTTTTGACGCATCCGAGTTCTACCAAGAAATTCCCGCAGACTCCCTTGCCAGGATCATCATCGCTGCGGGGCCGTTTGTCAAGGACTTGAACCTCCGGGGCTGCGTCCAAGTCGACCACTACAGGCGTACCGAGGTCCTCGTCAAGGCCTGCAAGAATCTTATGAATGCCTCTCTCGAGGGCTGCCGCAACTTTCAGAAGAATACGCTCCATAATCTCCTCAAGAGCAATGAGAGGCTCGTGAATCTCAACCTGACGGGGCTTGCCGCAGTGTCCAACACGTCGTGCAAGATCATCGCCGAGTCCTGCCCCCAGCTGGAAACGTTCAACGTGTCGTGGTGCGAAAAGGTGGAGGCCAAGGGTATCAAGGCCGTCATCGATTCCTGCACGAGGCTGAGGGATCTCAGGGCCGGCGAGGTTCGCGGATTCGATAgtgtggccgccgccgagtccATCTTCAAAAGCAACAATCTGGAGAGGCTTGTGCTGTGTGGATGCGTCGAAGTGACGGACGAGGCACTGAAGATAATGATGCACGGGGTAGACCCTGAGATTGACATTCTCACAGaccggcccgtcgtcgcgccgcGAAAGCTGAGGCATCTAGACCTCAGCCGCTGCAACCGCTTGTCCAGTGCTGGCGTCAAATCCATCGGTTACGTCACCCCTGATTTGGAAGGCCTGCAACTCTCCGGCTGCAAGGCTCTCACGGACGCCGCTCTCGAGCCGATATTGGCCTCGACCCCTCGACTGACTCACCTCGAGTTGGAAGACCTCGAAGAACTGACAAACTCCCTCCTCTCGGAGCACCTCGCCAAGGCGCCCTGTGCGGCCACGCTGAAGCACCTCTCACTAAGCTACTGCGAAAATAttggcgacgtcggcgtcctaCCCGTCATGCAAAAGTGCGTCCAGCTTACcaacgtcgacctcgacaacACGCGCATAAGCGACCTCGTGCTAGCCGAGGCAGCCTCCATGGTCGCCAAGCGCTCGCTCCGGTCGACGAGCACCGACGTGCAGCCAAAGATCACGCTGCAACTGGTCGTGTACGACTGTCAAAATGTTACGTGGACGGGTATTCGGGAAGTTCTCTTCCGCAACAGCCAGACCATACCGGCTATCGAGCAGCCCGACCGCGCGTCGCATGCGACGGAGATTATCGGCCTCAAATGCTTCTACGGCTTCCAGATGACCGTTGACGAGCACCAGAAGCGCATTTTGCGGGGAGACTTGTTGTCTGCCAGCAGGCTGGAGAGAAAGTGGGCGGATTATATGCAAGCGAACGAGGAAGCAGGTGCCGGTGGCGCCGGCTACAGAAGACGCAGGCGTCGGGCGAGGGAGGCTCACGCTCTCCACCTAAatgaggaggatggagggaTTGTCGGACGGCGGAGAGCTCGAACGATGGGGAGCTGCACCGTCATGTGACTTGACGACGGTGCGGAACCGACGATGGATTGATGCGGGACGGACTGCCACGATAAGCGCACATGAATCTGCACGTACGATATTGGTTGCCGGTCGGCGGTAGGAGACGCGAATTCGGCAACAACCATGAATGGAAATTGGAAATGAGGAGTTTGGGATCTAGATGATGGACTGCTCTTGCGGGCAAGATCAACTGCGGTATTTTGACAACTTTGGTGGTGTCCAGGAAGGGCTTCATTCAATAATGTCTGCCTGCACTGGACCTCGCCTGACACGAAACGAATGAGTTCGCGGACAACCCAGGCGATATCTTGCTTGGCAAGACGATGACTCCATGTCCTGTGTTGTCCGATTTATGACGATCCACCCTTGGATTGATGCGGTATTGTTGCGACAGTTATACAATATTGCGAGTCTGCACATGCAGTACCACAGTCCTAGATGGCTCATAGTCCTTGCACCGTGTTGGCCTTTACCTGTAGTTTATGCGAAATGCACCGCATCACGCCTCCAGACTGTTGCCAGCAAGCAATGCAGTCCTCCTGGGCTTGCTACGTGGATGATTGCCCAGGTCTGGTGTTTTTATAACAGGCTTGACTCATTGCCATTTGGTCAAACGAATCACACGATGATGACCATGGAGTATTCAGTTCATACCCTTTCCACGACACCTGAGAACCTCGAGTGTCATGGCAAGTCATCGGAGAGGGTGGGAGGGGCATATCCAGCAACTCCGTCAGCGCACCCACTGGAATTACTCGTACTTCCACGTAATGGAGGTTGTAGGTTAGGCTTCGGAGGCAATATCTTCCGATGCACTTATTTTGCTTCCGCTAGGTGTTGGTGACGCAATGAGGTTCTTGAATACTTTAGTAGGCTATGGAGGATGGAGAAGGCTATGGTTGCAGGTATGTGGGTACGTACCGACCAACAACACTCCACTCAGTTCACGGAGAAGTACTTTGGACTTCGAGCAAGCATCTTTCCAACGACGGACACGGTCCGTTTCCACGCACCACGTTGTCCGTTTGACCTCAGCAGGGTGAAAATCGGGCAAGATTCTTCACGCAGCCAACCGCGCCCAAAGGAAAAGAAAGGAAGTGAGAGGCaaagaaagaaaataaagGAAATCGTTGCAGAGATGCCGCTGGAGAAAATCTACGTTGCCCGCCATGGGGTAAGTCGTATTCTCGCCATCATGAGCCGAGGACAAGGTGCCCTCGGGCCTCCCAGCGAGCCAACCAGGTATTGACAATTCCTATTGTCGTCTTCTAGTTCCGCTCCAATTGGCTCGTTGACCCTCTCACCGGGACCTACTCTGCACACATCCCATCGCCAACGGGAATACCTGCCGACCCAACACTCACCTCCCACGGCGTCAGGCAGTCCAAAGAGTTGGCAAGCCACCTCGTGACGCTCGATCCACCCATTGAGGCGGTGTATTCAAGTCCATTCTATCGTTGCCTGGAGACGCTGAGCCCTTTTGTGACTCTGCAGCTGCAGAAGCAAGAGCAGGGCCGGACGGGCGGACGACTCGTGTCCGAGACGGCCATGATTCGCCTGGAGCGGGGCATCCAGGAGTGGTTCGGCTCGGCCCCCTTCGACCACCCCGAGCCGGCCACAGCAGACGTTCTCAAGACGCTCTTCCCCACCATCAACGGCGAGTACCGGTCCGTCGTGTCACCTTCCAAGAGGGGCGAGACGTTGGCCGAGTTGCAGGACCGTGTCGCCGTTGCGTTGCGAGCCATCATAGACAGGTGTGATGCGGAAGGCACCCGAGCGGTCCTGTTGTGCAGTCATGCCGCAGTCATCATCGTCTTGGGCCGCATACTTACCGGACAGGTGCCAGAGGCCGCCGATACGGACGACTTTTACGCCTACACTTGCGGCTTGAGTGTTTTTCGTCGAGCCGCGCCGGTTGAGGAAGGGCGTGTTCAAGGTCCCCGGCCCTTATCGGCAGATCGAGGTACGTGGCGGGCCTGCTCATGTTTCGCAGCATGATACGTTCGCCAGATCTGGGGTGTCGTTCATTTGCgactacatgtacgtgtgAGCACTGATGAAGTCTTTCGCAGTGGAGACGAACAAGACTTCGCGCTCCCTCCTGGGTGGCTGGCAATGCGAGCTGAACAGTGATTGCAGCTTTCTGTCGGGTGGCCAAGAGCGAGGATGGTACGCAAACGCcatacccccccccccccccccccccctcccctttctCCCAACGTACGAGTGGCGCGTACTTACCGTGTGCCTTTTGCACTCGACCCCTGTTCTTATTCCCTTCCGTGCCGATATCGATGCTCTATCATTTTTCTAATGTCATTACCAGGAAATTTGTAGGAGATGAATCCTTCCCAGGTCTCGACACCTCGCTCCAGGAGGATATCGACTCCAAACTCTAAAATAACAAACAACGCGATGGTTGCCACCCAGGGCGTGATCGGCGCCGACAAACAAATTAGCATCGGGGATCCAGTGCTCTGCACTCGGTACTAGTACCAAGTTCGCAGACTGTTCAAGCCCAATAGTTCCGAGACGTTGTCTGGCGCTGCTCAGAGTGTCATGACTTGTTGTCGCGCTGACGGGAGCTTGGCCTTCGTCGTCCCCTTTCCCCCGGCAAGTGGAAGACTCAAGTTGGGCGATCCGGTTTGCCCTACGCGTCCGTTCTCGTTCATCGTCAAAGGcgctcgatgacgacgctTGCTCGCCGCAAAACTCCAGAATTAGCGACGATGCACTCACCCAGTGGCTTCTCTTTCCGGCCCATAAAAAGCCGTAGCAAGGGTTGTTGACGTTGATCAGCACGGCAGTCTTCATCAACACGACGCGAGTacgtgcacgtacatgtacacgtaacGGGAGTATCGGGCAACGGTATCGGATGGTGGCGCCTCCACCCCCCCCATGATCCCATTGTTATGGCCACGCACCCCCGCTCCGACGCATCGCGACGACCCCAGAGCGATCCTTGCTGAAACCCATGGCAGTCCCGTGACGATAAGTTGATGTCAGTGGCAAAGAGCCGAGAACGCTGGTATGGCCGATAAAACCCCGCGGCgacgcgtacatgtacgatcGGCCGTGATAAGGGGACTTCTAACGACCGACGGTTCTCGATGAAGTCATCGTCGGGCTGCCCATCCGTCCCCCCCTCCCACATTACTCGCACTCCGAAGCATGACCAACAAGCCGCCGCACCGGTAGTGCTTCCTTTGGGAACCCAAATATGGTAGTCGAAACTCCTGCCCTTCTCCGTGGCTGGGCTTGGCCAACGGCGGACTTGATGCAGAaacgagtacggagtacggagtacagtatgcatCTCGACCCAGAACATTCAACCCACCCCctccgccttcttcgcccaTGCACGCAGAAACCCGAGCTGGCTTTCGCTAGCGATtgtggcgacgaggatgcctcACGCCCGAGGACAACGAGATAGCGTCCGTAGTGGGGTTTTCGGAGATCACAGACGAATCCAAGATGTTCGATTGCCGCCCCCTTGCTTTTGACTGTCTCAAGAATCAGGTCGTACAAAGTATCTTGTATCGCCGTAGGCCACCAAAAAGTGAGAATATTATTTATCGCACGAGGATGCGCAGTACTAACGCGGCCTAGCAGGGGAACGGATGGAGTCTACAGAGCACACCTTGACAACATCCTCCCTGATCAGACGTGTAAACATGGGAGAAGACCTCCAAATGCAACGTTGACTTATGCGTGCCGCCCAAGTAAAACGCGTGAGCATCCGCAAGTTCAGGACTCCTACTCTGCATCACATAAGAAACCGAACTGGGGCGCAGTCCAACTTGCACAAACTGCCCCTCTGTGCTTGTCGTCTGGGCGCAGGGGAGGCGGTTGTCATCGTCACTTCATACTCGCAGGCCCCTTCCCTAGCTGTGACGAGCGAACTGAGGTCTTGGCCTGCCAGGACGACTGCGATGTAATTAATGGCTATATCCGACTATAGAAACCGTCCTGGATGAAGATGGCAGGAAATGAGACACTTCCATGAGGCGTACGGGAGATAAGGATCAGCTGGCTCTGCTAAAAGGACTAAATGGGAGGTCGAGTTTTCAGGGTACAACACGTCCACGATTGTTTACAATAACAACCgaaggcgatgccgatgattCAGGTACGGCCGAGGTGATGGCGCAAAAGCTGGCGTTCTAGGGTCTGAATGCTGCATGCCCAATATGGATGGCGAGCACTGCATGTGGGAAGCTACAATGGCTGATGGTGAGCCATGTCTAATTGCGGCGCGCCTGGGACCATGAAGAGGGGAGGCCTCAGCTAGAAAAGCAAGCTTGGCGTTGGAAGCAGCTGCAGGCATCGGATCTGCGGCAGGTTGAGCGAGCCAGGCAGAGGCAGTTTGCGCTCTGCAGAACGGCAGGCTGCTGCTAGATCAAGTCGTTCAGCCCAAGCGGCGAAAATGAAAGAATCAGCGAGGGAGTCGGAGACAAACAACAACCAGCAAGTGGACTGGAGGAAAATCTGCAGCGGATTTTTTGCCCGCTTGGGCTCGAGGGAGGCGCTTGAACAAAGTGTTGCGCAGTTTTGAGCCCAGCCCTGACGCCTATTGTTGGATTTCTGACAATAGCCAAATTGGGCGAGGGGCTGGCCACACGCATTTCCTGACTAGGCAACGATGACTCCTCCAGTTGGTGACGGCCTCCAAAGCGCACCAACCAGCTGCTTCCGCACTGCATCTACCCAGATCGGCGGACACCAAAAGCACCCGAGGCACAAGGTGATAATCGGGTTGGTACTTTTTGGTGCTAGTCCGAGCAGGTGCATGTCTTTGCTGACAGTCGTGGTCCGATGGAAAGGACGAGGGCCTCATGAAACCCGTTTATCGGACCTGAGGCAGCTTGCGGTGGAGTCGTAGGTAAAATGGATGAGCAGGCATGAAGCAGGAGTCAGGAGGCAAGAGCGATGAGACTGCCAACAGGAGTCAAGAGCGACCCGCGAGCGGACGGGGTGAGGCCATGTGGAGGCTCAAAAGGAAGGAGCCCAGCCGCTCGGTGCCCCTTGCGCCAACTTGTAACAGCTTGTTCATTTCCCCTTCCCTTTTCCACTCCCGCTCTCACTCCCACTCCCACTCCCGCTCTCACTTCCACTCCCAATCCCACACTCCCTTCACCCTGCGTGCAAGGTGATGTCCGAAAAAAGCAAAACAACAGcagcaagcaggcaagccacagcaccgtcgtcatcaagCTGCGTCTTGTTCGGCTTGCCATTCGCGATTCGAGACCGTGCGTGCTCGTATTTCCATGCTGGACCGCCAGCACAAGCAACAGCATCGGCACAAGCGACAGCTCAAACACAAGCAACCGTTCCAGGAGTCTGTGCTGAGGAGGGAGCGAAGCTGGCGGGCCAACAGTTCTTTTTCCACTCATCATTGcctgcacagcacagtacaatGTCGCCGGCAAACTTGGACGGACCGGACATCATCGGCAGTctgcagcacatgcacagatGGAACGCAGCATCACTTACCACCATCTTCTTCCAGGGCAGTTTGCTGCTTTTTTTTACGCATCGCGTTGCCTACCTAGCACGCGCCTCCTGGGAGCATCGTCAACAGCCGCAGTGCCACCAACGCCAACAAGGGAGGAGCTTGCCTGTTGGCTGTCCCAGCCGCTACGATGTGTGAGGGTGATGCTTGGTGTCTTTAGATGCCGTTCACAGTATGATTTCAAGTGCACGTCGGAAATCAAAGACTTCGCCGGGAGCCTTCATGAAGGCCAAGCTGGCGTGCACCACGCTTGACTTCACTTGCGGGCCTTGCTTTTTCCTCCTCACTGTTGACTAGTCGTCGcacagggggggggggcaaaaagAAAGCGGATGTGGGGAGGCTCGCCAACGGCTAGACGGCGTAGTCCGTTGTCGAGCAGCCATCACAACTCCGTGCGTGCTCGATACCTGGCTAATACAAGTTAGATGCTGTAAGTATCTCCCCGGCCATGCATGCTACCCTTGGGAGTTGAAAATTATACGCATGCctactcgtacgagtacatcTCCACTATTGGACTTTCCGATCGCTGGTGCAGATCACTTTGTATTAGCGATTGAGGCGACAATTTCGAAAACTGACAGACGGCTCCGCATGCAAGCTGGCGTTGTTGCAAAGCAAGAAATACCATGGTGCTTTGGCAGTCGGTCCTCACCACGCCCCATGAGGGCATCGAAATCATGACTCCTGAGCGGCCCCGCGCTCTCACCTCGTTGCGGCATTACCAGAATACGAGCAAGCACAGACAAGCGTGGTCCTTTCGGCCTGGGCGCAGACGCATAGGCATACGCATATTTGTACATACCCGTCCGGTCACAGGAAACCCCCCCTTCCCATTTCATCGTTCCGGGCCTCAGCACGATTCCGGCAGTACAAAGACAGCTTGTGGCTCCGTCTCGAGTATCCGTGCCAGCTGCACATACAACACTCGagtgctcgtacatgtaagtagatACGAGaaatatacggagtacaccagAGCGAGGTAATATGGTCGACGGGTAATTTGATGAGTAAGTCGGTCGTTCCGGCTGGACGGTTGCCAAAGGCTCCGGCTGTCTCCTAGGACCCGCGCAACTGCTTTTGGACCGTTGCGATTCAACACCTGACCAGAAATGAATTGGCCTTCAGGTCCCCAGCACGGCCGGCCGGCAGGATGAATGGCTGCGCATCTGAGCGGCCGATTGTGGAGTGAGTCGTTTTGTTGGTCCAAAGGGAGGCTGATTATGAACGACGCCGATAGCAATGACTTCACTCCGACGGTTTTCGAGCAGCTCATACGCCTTTGTTcatacgtgcaagtactgaaCTGAGCATAGTACTCGTaaatgtgcatgtacatgtcatAGTACAGGAACACACAACGGCAAGGCAGCGAGGGAGAGCGAAGCCGTGGCATCGGATTTGGCCAAGCATGAGATGATCGATCGTCCCTTGCTtgcacttacacctactaggtaggtacgtaTCAAAGCTGTGGAGACCGAGCACGAATACCAAGTACACCACACAACACACCACACATTGACCACACACCACGCTTGATGATGGTGGAGCGCCCGCCTTCCGCTCGGCTCTTCTGGCGAGCCGCCCAACGCATAATGACAATGATGCTCACATTCATTCACACTTCACAGGAGTCCTCTATTGTCTCCGCCCCAGGACAAACAAGGACtgccccgcccccgcccctAACCGATACAGTGGTGTTGTGTCGTCGTCCACCTCCCGGCAGTCTCGACTACTTCGTGTGCCTCGTCTCTGCACCTTGATCGTCTAATTccttgtgcatgtgctcgtactcgttAGTATGAGGACGCCCATCAAGGGCCCGTGTACCCTTTTGCACCAACTTGCCCAGTTCTAAGTACTGCTTTCTTCGAACGTACCTGAGCTAAACGGGAACGGGAGGCCCGCCAGTCTTGCTATCATCGCCATGTCTCCGAGTTTCCCGCCAGCCTACCTATGCAGAGCACGGGCAAAGCAAAGCAAAACTTGACGCCTAGCCATCGACATCTCCTTTCATGGACTCCCTTACGCCGCAGGTACCGTCTCTGTCGATTTCTGCACCAAGATCCACCTTGCTTCTGGGCGTCGTCGCTAAACAcactcctcgccgccgtccttggTTGTTGGTCGCTCGTCCTCTTGCTAACCATGTGCAGGGGGGGCCACACAGACCATCGTCCAGCAACAGTCAAGACAGCACTCACTGGTGCTGAATCAAGGTGATTAGC encodes:
- a CDS encoding F-box/LRR-repeat protein 2 is translated as MADAVGDASSGAPIPTADARFVGPPEILNGGKRRQRLLRGLQRFSSTPSLNGLRRSKSAVGPYRHHGALSCVTLSSQSSTPHFQPSPTGLPSATTPSPTVPPPGTPFQNNAEGPVSLGRVGGGVPATSPGSVPLPLELQPSPHNEQGTRLRSVSSPQSLPKVPFWERIPHEICVYIFSFLKPKELVQASRTSKHCYKICFDGQLWTSFDASEFYQEIPADSLARIIIAAGPFVKDLNLRGCVQVDHYRRTEVLVKACKNLMNASLEGCRNFQKNTLHNLLKSNERLVNLNLTGLAAVSNTSCKIIAESCPQLETFNVSWCEKVEAKGIKAVIDSCTRLRDLRAGEVRGFDSVAAAESIFKSNNLERLVLCGCVEVTDEALKIMMHGVDPEIDILTDRPVVAPRKLRHLDLSRCNRLSSAGVKSIGYVTPDLEGLQLSGCKALTDAALEPILASTPRLTHLELEDLEELTNSLLSEHLAKAPCAATLKHLSLSYCENIGDVGVLPVMQKCVQLTNVDLDNTRISDLVLAEAASMVAKRSLRSTSTDVQPKITLQLVVYDCQNVTWTGIREVLFRNSQTIPAIEQPDRASHATEIIGLKCFYGFQMTVDEHQKRILRGDLLSASRLERKWADYMQANEEAGAGGAGYRRRRRRAREAHALHLNEEDGGIVGRRRARTMGSCTVM
- a CDS encoding Transcription factor tau 55 kDa subunit, which gives rise to MEKAMVAGMWVRTDQQHSTQFTEKYFGLRASIFPTTDTVRFHAPRCPFDLSRVKIGQDSSRSQPRPKEKKGSERQRKKIKEIVAEMPLEKIYVARHGFRSNWLVDPLTGTYSAHIPSPTGIPADPTLTSHGVRQSKELASHLVTLDPPIEAVYSSPFYRCLETLSPFVTLQLQKQEQGRTGGRLVSETAMIRLERGIQEWFGSAPFDHPEPATADVLKTLFPTINGEYRSVVSPSKRGETLAELQDRVAVALRAIIDRCDAEGTRAVLLCSHAAVIIVLGRILTGQVPEAADTDDFYAYTCGLSVFRRAAPVEEGRVQGPRPLSADRGTWRACSCFAA